Proteins encoded within one genomic window of Citrobacter amalonaticus Y19:
- the dpiB gene encoding sensor histidine kinase DpiB — protein MRNSHVGSKNKRPFSFFRRLAFPLRIFLLILVFSVFIIAALAQYFSASFEDYLSAHVRDMAMNQAKIIAANDSIIAAVKARDTKRLAIIANKLQSDTDFDYVVIGDSHSIRLYHPNPAKIGYPMQFTKPGALERGESYIITGTGSIGLAMRAKTPIFDDGGNVIGVVSIGYLVSKIDSWRLDFILPMAGVFVLLLGVLMLLSWFFAAHIRRQMMGMEPKQIARVVRQQEALFSSVYEGLIAVDPDGYITAINRSARKMLGLRSPGRQWLGKPIHEVVSPSDFFTEQIAEKRVDAMVNFNGLSVIANREAIRSGDELLGAIISFRSKDEIATLNAQLTQIKQYVESLRTLRHEHLNWMSTLNGLLQMKEYDRVREMVQGESQAQQQLIDSLRESFADRQVAGLLFGKVQRARELGLKMTIVPGSQLQQLPEGLDSTEFAAIVGNLLDNAFEASLRTEQGNKVVELYLSDDGDDVVIEVADQGCGVPEALREKIFEQGVSTRSDEPGEHGIGLYLIASYVGRCGGMITLEDNDPCGTLFSLFIPKVKKNNDGTINPINH, from the coding sequence TTGAGGAACAGTCATGTTGGTTCAAAAAATAAAAGGCCGTTTTCTTTTTTTCGCCGACTGGCATTTCCGTTGCGCATTTTTCTGCTTATTCTCGTTTTCTCAGTGTTCATTATTGCCGCACTGGCACAGTATTTTTCCGCCAGCTTTGAAGATTATTTGAGTGCACATGTCCGCGACATGGCGATGAATCAGGCGAAGATTATTGCCGCCAACGACAGCATCATTGCGGCAGTAAAGGCACGCGATACCAAACGACTGGCGATCATTGCTAATAAATTGCAGAGCGACACCGATTTTGACTACGTGGTGATTGGCGATAGCCACTCTATCCGACTCTATCACCCTAATCCGGCGAAAATCGGCTACCCGATGCAATTCACCAAGCCGGGCGCGCTGGAGAGGGGGGAGAGTTATATCATTACCGGCACGGGCTCTATCGGTCTGGCGATGCGGGCAAAAACGCCCATCTTTGATGATGGCGGCAATGTCATTGGCGTGGTCTCCATTGGCTATCTGGTCAGTAAAATTGACAGCTGGCGGCTGGACTTCATTCTGCCGATGGCTGGCGTGTTTGTTCTGCTGCTGGGAGTACTGATGCTGCTCTCCTGGTTTTTTGCCGCCCACATCCGTCGCCAGATGATGGGGATGGAACCGAAGCAAATTGCCCGGGTGGTTCGTCAGCAGGAAGCGCTGTTCAGCTCGGTTTATGAAGGACTGATAGCCGTTGATCCGGATGGCTATATTACCGCCATTAACCGCAGTGCGAGAAAGATGCTCGGCCTGCGTTCGCCGGGTCGACAGTGGTTGGGCAAACCGATTCACGAGGTGGTGAGCCCGTCGGATTTCTTTACCGAGCAAATTGCCGAAAAGCGTGTGGACGCGATGGTGAACTTCAATGGCCTGAGCGTTATCGCCAACCGTGAGGCAATCCGTTCAGGTGATGAACTGTTGGGGGCGATCATCAGTTTCCGCAGCAAAGACGAAATCGCCACTCTGAACGCGCAACTGACGCAGATTAAGCAATATGTGGAGAGCCTCAGGACGTTACGGCATGAACACCTGAACTGGATGTCAACGCTCAATGGCCTGCTGCAAATGAAAGAATACGATCGGGTCAGGGAGATGGTACAGGGGGAGTCGCAGGCACAGCAGCAGTTAATCGACAGCCTGCGCGAGTCGTTTGCCGATCGCCAGGTGGCGGGGCTGTTGTTTGGTAAGGTGCAGCGTGCGCGCGAACTGGGGCTCAAAATGACGATCGTTCCTGGAAGCCAGCTTCAGCAGTTGCCGGAAGGGCTGGACAGTACCGAATTTGCGGCGATTGTCGGGAATCTCCTCGATAACGCATTTGAAGCCAGTTTGCGCACCGAGCAAGGGAATAAGGTTGTGGAACTGTACCTGAGCGATGATGGCGATGATGTGGTGATCGAAGTTGCCGACCAGGGATGCGGTGTCCCTGAAGCATTGCGCGAGAAAATATTTGAACAAGGTGTGAGCACCCGTTCCGATGAGCCGGGTGAGCACGGCATAGGACTGTACCTGATTGCAAGTTATGTGGGGCGCTGTGGCGGAATGATTACCCTGGAAGATAACGATCCCTGCGGCACTTTATTCTCTCTTTTTATTCCGAAAGTGAAAAAGAACAATGACGGAACCATTAACCCTATTAATCATTGA
- the dpiA gene encoding two-component response regulator DpiA, with protein MTEPLTLLIIEDEMLLAEMHAEYIRHIPGFHQIWLAGNLAQARMMIERFKPGLILLDNYLPDGKGITLLHELTESHYPGGVVFTTAASDMETVADAVRSGAFDYLIKPIAYERLGQTLTRYQQRRRMLAENDSASQRQIDEMFNAYARGEPKDELPTGIDVLTLNAVKKLFTDPQVQHTAETVAQALTISRTTARRYLEYCASRHLIIAEIVHGKVGRPQRIYHG; from the coding sequence ATGACGGAACCATTAACCCTATTAATCATTGAAGATGAAATGTTGCTTGCTGAGATGCATGCAGAGTACATCCGCCATATTCCTGGTTTTCATCAGATTTGGTTAGCCGGTAATCTGGCGCAGGCAAGAATGATGATCGAACGATTCAAACCGGGTCTCATTTTGCTGGATAACTACCTTCCGGACGGGAAGGGGATCACGCTGTTGCATGAGCTGACGGAGTCGCATTATCCCGGCGGGGTGGTCTTTACCACCGCCGCCAGCGATATGGAAACGGTGGCGGACGCGGTACGCAGCGGGGCGTTTGATTATCTGATCAAACCGATTGCTTATGAGCGCCTGGGGCAAACACTTACCCGTTACCAGCAGCGCAGACGGATGCTGGCAGAAAACGACAGTGCCAGCCAGCGACAAATTGATGAGATGTTTAATGCCTATGCACGAGGCGAGCCGAAAGATGAGCTGCCCACCGGCATTGATGTGTTAACGCTCAATGCGGTCAAAAAGTTGTTTACTGACCCGCAGGTGCAGCACACCGCGGAGACCGTCGCGCAGGCGCTGACCATCAGCCGTACGACCGCCAGACGGTATCTCGAATATTGCGCCAGTCGGCATTTGATTATTGCGGAAATTGTGCACGGCAAAGTGGGGAGACCGCAGCGAATTTACCACGGTTAA